The nucleotide window CATTTCGGTATTATGGATATGTGCGGGTTTCCCAAAAACATTTACTATTATTACCAGAGCTGGTGGACAGATAAAGACGTGCTCCATATTTCACCCCACTGGAACTGGAAAGGTAAAGAAGGAACACCGATAGACGTATGGGTGAATTCAAATGCAGATAATGTAGAACTTTTCCTTAACGGTAAATCTTTGGGCAGAAAGGATATGCCCCGTCAGTCGCACCTGAAATGGAAAGTGAATTATGAGCCGGGTACACTGGAGGCTGTAGCCTATAAAAAAGGGCGTCGGCTAACCAATAAAGTAGAAACCACCGGTGAGCCCTTTGAAATAGTTCTGTCTCCTTATAAAACCACCATGATCGGAAACGGAAAAGACGCGGCTGTGATCAACCTGAGCGTTTTTGACCGCGAAGGAAGGGAAGTGCCCGACGCACAACACCTGGTGCAATTTGTGGTGAAAGGCGACGCCAGGATCATCGGCGTGGGTAATGGAGATCCCAGCAGTCATGAGCCGGACAAATATTTAAACGGCGAAGAATGGAAACGGAGTTTATTTAATGGAAAAGCACAGGTTATCCTGCAGGCCGGCAAAACCGCGGGTATTATTCAGTTCGAAGCAAAAGCCGAAGGACTGCAATCCGGTACCACCGATATAATCACCGTTCACCCCGGAACACCAACATCTGTTACTGCCGTGAAGCACAATTTTCCTGTTGCCAAAGGGAAAGGTAGGCCTGTCGGCAAAATGCTTGGCGCAGATATTTCTTTCCTTCCGCAGCTGGAAGCCCGCGGTGTTAAATTTTCCGACAAGGGAGAGGTAAAAGATGCTATAGACATACTAAAAGATCATGGGTTTAATTATATACGGCTGCGTATATTCAACAATCCGGCAGCGGATAGCGGATATGCTCCGGGTCGCGGATTTTGTGATTTGCTCCATACACTGGAAATGGCCCGCCGTGTCAAAGCTGCAGGGATGCAACTGCTTCTCGACTTTCATTACAGCGATACCTGGGCCGATCCGGGAAAGCAGTTCAAGCCTTCAGCCTGGAAGGGAAAAGGCTTTCCTGAACTCAAACGGGCAGTGTATGATTACACCAGAGATGTAATGGAGCGTTTAAAAAAACAAGGCACTTTGCCCGATATGGTCCAGGTGGGTAATGAGATTAATCATGGTATGATATGGCCCGAGGGCAATATCGGTAACCTTGACAGCCTTTCTCAATTAATTTACGCAGGTATCAACGGCGTTAAAGCCGTTGACCCGGGTTCTACCATCATGCTTCATGTTGCTTTGGGCGGGCAGAATGATGAAAGTCGTTTCTTTTATGACAATATGGTTTTAAGAGACGTGCCGTTTGATGTGATAGGGCTTTCCTTTTACCCTAAGTGGCACTGTACGCTGGCTGACCTGGAATATAACGCCAACGATATGGCTAACCGCTACCAAAAGGATGTGATCATTGTAGAATATTCGCATAAGAAAAAAGAAGTGAACCATATAGGCTTTAACCTCGCCAAGGGCCGGGGTAAAGGAACCTGTATCTGGGAACCACTCAATACCTGGGAAAAAATATTTGAAAGAGACGGACAGTCAAACAACCTGCTTGCCGTTTATGACGAAATCAGCCAGACATTCCTTCAGTCAGATTTTAAAAAATAAATAGTTTAATTCATCGCATAATCAATCCATTATGTTTCAAACTTTCCGATCTTTTATCAACCGCAGGAGTCAATTATTGATCGCACCCTTTTTGTTCGGAGCGCTGATGCTCCCATTGGCTGCCTTGGCCCAACTGATTAATCTCCCAAATGGATGGAGTGACGGGTATGCCTATGCCAATGGTGCCAGGATACATTATTACCATGCCAGGCCCGCCCAGGGAAAGCAAGTGATGGTAATGGTGCATGGAGTAACCGATAACGGGCTTTGCTGGACAACACTTGCTGAGCAATTTCAGGATGATTACGATATTTATATGCTGGATGCGAGGGGGCACGGGCTCTCTGACCCCATGACATCGTCCGATGATGGGCAAACACTGATCAAAGACGTCGTTTCGTTTGTGCAGTTTATGAAATGGGAGAAACCTATCCTGGTGGGACATTCAATGGGCGCTGCTACAGTCATGAGGGTAGGCGCCGAATTTCCGGATATTGCCAAAGCCATTATCCTGCTGGATCCGGGATTGGGAGGATTCCCCGGGGGACGTCCGCGTGGAGCCGGAAGAGACTCCGCTGTACGAAACCGCCCGCCGGTTCAGCCTCCGACAAACAGGCCTCCTGCACCAGACAGGCTTTCGGTGAGCATGTTTGCAGCTCCCGAAGTTTTGGTTGCACAAAATAATTACCGCTTTGAAGACCTCGTAGCAACCGGCAAGCGACAGTTCCCTAAATGGCACTCCAGGGATATAGAATACTGGGCGCTTTCAAAAAAGCAGTACCATGGTCCTTATACGCCCGAAGCCGGGCAGGCCATGACGGGTACTATGAGTACCAGAGACGCGCTGGCAAAAATACAGGTGCCTACTGTTATCCTGAAAGCTGATGCTTCACCGGAAGTAAGAAAAGCCAATGAAGAAGCGGCCAGAATAATAAAGCTGGGTAAGTTAATACACATAGACGGTGGAGGTCATAACCTTCATCACGACGAGCTTGTGAAGACAACGGGCGTCATGAAGGACTTCCTCTCTACACTTTAAAGCTTCGTATCTCCTGTTAAAGGGTGGCATTAAGGTAAGGGCTTCCATGTAAACAGGGGCTCTTGCTCCCCCTTTTTATAACAGGGTTGAATACATTAATTCATGCCTCCGTCTGACTATAAACAACAGGTTGCATATGGTTGAACAACTGGAGTGCAAATAGAAAAAATGCTGGGCATATTCCAGTTAAGCAGATCATTATCAATTGCAACGGCCAATGACCCTTATAACAAAGTTTAATAAACGTTTATTTTTTACCCTTGTGCTTGCATACACCTGCTTGTTAGCCGCATCTCAAATGGCTGTTAATGTGCCAGCACAAATTGATCTCGCTGGCCATTGGTCGTTCCGCGTAGATGCTCTTGATGTGGGTGTGAAGGAGCAATGGTTTAGTAAAAAATTGACTGATAAAGTAGTACTTCCCGGCTCTATGGCTACCAACAATAAGGGAGATGATATAGGGGTGCATACTCCCTGGACGGGCAGTATATTTGATTCGTCCTGGTTCTCAAAGCCTGAATATGCAAAGTATCGCCGGAGCGGGAATATAAAGGTGCCGTTTTGGTTACAACCCAACAAATATTATACAGGCCCTGCCTGGTATCAAAAAACTATTACAATTCCCCCGGCGTGGGCAGGAAAAAATATCGAGTTATTTATTGAGCGGAGCCACTGGGAAACAACAGTATGGGCTGACGGACAGGCCATGGGTACACAAAATAGTTTGTCGACTGCACAGATTTTTGATTTAAGCAGGTTGAAGCCGGGCACGCATACCATCACCATTCGGGTTAATAATAAGATTAACGACATTAACGTCGGTCCCAATTCGCACAGTATTACTGATCATACGCAAACCAATTGGAACGGGATGATCGGCAAGTTATTCCTCACCGTAAAGCCAAAGATTCATATCAGCAGGGTGGATGTATACCCCGATCTTAAGGGTAAAAAAATTGTAACAAAGGTTTGGGTGATCAATAGCTCGAACACTTCTGTTCCGGCATCAGTAAAACTTCTTGCTTCCAGCGAAAATAAGCTGGCAGAGCAACTACAACCTCAAACAAAAAAACTGGTGATTGGCCCGGATAGTTCTTTTTTTGAATGGAGTTATCCAATGGGAAACGCACCGCTGCTCTGGGACGAGTTTACACCTAATCTTTATTCGTTGAAGATTGAGCTCAACAGTGATAGCGGACGGCACGAAAAGAGAATCCAGTTTGGTATGAAGGAGTTCGGGGTTGACGGTACCCGGTTTAGTATCAATGGCCGGAAAACATTTCTACGGGGAACTCTGGAAAGTGCCATTTTCCCGCTTACCGGGTATCCTGCAACAGATACGGCATCCTGGATGCGGATATTCCGTATAGTAAAGTCTTACGGACTGAATCATGTGCGCTTTCATTCCTGGTGCCCGCCGGAGGCTGCATTTGATGCAGCGGATCGCAGCGGTATTTACCTGCAGGTGGAGTGTGCCTCCTGGGCTAACTGGGGTACATGGCTGGGCGATGGACTGCCCATCGATCAGTACCTATACGAAGAAAGTAACCGCATCGTAAAAGCCTACGGTAATCATCCTTCATTCTGCATCCTGGTGCAGGGTAATGAGCCGGGCGGAAAGCATCATGTTTCCTATCTCAGGAGCTTTGTTAATTACTGGAAAGCGAAAGATCCCAGGAGGGTATATGCTTCGGGTGCAGGATGGCCGGTTATTCCAGAGAATGATTTTAATAATATACCGCAACCACGCATTCAACAATGGGAGGAAGGGTTGAAAAGCATTATCAACAAAGAGCGGCCGGGGACCAGCTTTGACTGGGGGAGTATCATTTCAAAATACACCATACCCACGATCAGTCATGAAATAGGCCAATGGTGCGTATACCCCGATTTCAAAGAAATGAAGAAATATACCGGCGTGCTTCAACCCAAAAATTTCGAAATATTCCGGGACCGGTTGAAGGAACAGGGGCTCCTGCATCTGGCCGATAGTTTCCTGCTGGCATCAGGTAAATTGCAGGTGTTGTGCTATAAGGCAGAAATTGAGGCTGCACTTAGAACACCTGGTTTCGGTGGTTTCCAATTGCTGGACCTGCACGATTTTCCGGGACAGGGTACCGCCCTGGTAGGAGTGCTTAATCCTTTTTGGGAAGATAAAGGGTATATAAGCGGAACAGAGTTTAGCCGTTTTTGTAATACCGTGGTACCATTGGCGCGCTTTCCCAAAATGGTTTATCTGAACAACGAAACGCTGAAGGTGCCTGTTGAAATCTCCAATTTCGGAGCGGTCCCGCTCAGGAATGTACCCGCTAAGTGGGAGATAACCAACGGCGCAGGTCAACTATTATTCAGCGGTAGGTTCCCCACTGTAACGATACCAATCGGCAATGCAATAAATCTGGGAATGATACAGCAGTCACTCCAATCAATAGCAAAGCCTTCCCAACTTAAATTAACTGTTTCGACGGGTACTTATCAGAATTCGTGGGACTGGTTTGTTTATCCCGCTCAACTGCCCCAGCCCGAATCTGATATTCTTGTCACGCAGCAACTGGATGAGGAAGCCGTTAAAAAACTGGATAGCGGTGGCAAGGTCTTGCTGACCCTAAAAAAGGGACATATTAAGGCCAATAACGGTGGTGATATCGCTGTAGGCTTTTCCAGTATTTTCTGGAATACATCCTGGACGAACGGGCAGGCCCCGCACACATTGGGGGTGCTGGTAAATCCGGATCATGCTGCTTTAAAATATTTCCCTACCGATTATCATAGCAACTACCAATGGTGGGATGCGATGAGTCATTCTAATGTAGTGATTCTCGATTCTCTGGAGAAAGGCCTCCAACCTATTATTCGTGTAATTGACGATTGGGTTACGGCAAGGTCCTTAGGATTGGTATTTGAATGCAAAGCAGGCAATGGCAGGTTAATCGTATCATCCATAGATTTATTATCTGGAGAAGAAGATCGCCCGGAAGCCAGACAGTTAAGGTATA belongs to Niabella yanshanensis and includes:
- a CDS encoding alpha/beta fold hydrolase; translation: MFQTFRSFINRRSQLLIAPFLFGALMLPLAALAQLINLPNGWSDGYAYANGARIHYYHARPAQGKQVMVMVHGVTDNGLCWTTLAEQFQDDYDIYMLDARGHGLSDPMTSSDDGQTLIKDVVSFVQFMKWEKPILVGHSMGAATVMRVGAEFPDIAKAIILLDPGLGGFPGGRPRGAGRDSAVRNRPPVQPPTNRPPAPDRLSVSMFAAPEVLVAQNNYRFEDLVATGKRQFPKWHSRDIEYWALSKKQYHGPYTPEAGQAMTGTMSTRDALAKIQVPTVILKADASPEVRKANEEAARIIKLGKLIHIDGGGHNLHHDELVKTTGVMKDFLSTL
- a CDS encoding sugar-binding domain-containing protein, whose protein sequence is MPAQIDLAGHWSFRVDALDVGVKEQWFSKKLTDKVVLPGSMATNNKGDDIGVHTPWTGSIFDSSWFSKPEYAKYRRSGNIKVPFWLQPNKYYTGPAWYQKTITIPPAWAGKNIELFIERSHWETTVWADGQAMGTQNSLSTAQIFDLSRLKPGTHTITIRVNNKINDINVGPNSHSITDHTQTNWNGMIGKLFLTVKPKIHISRVDVYPDLKGKKIVTKVWVINSSNTSVPASVKLLASSENKLAEQLQPQTKKLVIGPDSSFFEWSYPMGNAPLLWDEFTPNLYSLKIELNSDSGRHEKRIQFGMKEFGVDGTRFSINGRKTFLRGTLESAIFPLTGYPATDTASWMRIFRIVKSYGLNHVRFHSWCPPEAAFDAADRSGIYLQVECASWANWGTWLGDGLPIDQYLYEESNRIVKAYGNHPSFCILVQGNEPGGKHHVSYLRSFVNYWKAKDPRRVYASGAGWPVIPENDFNNIPQPRIQQWEEGLKSIINKERPGTSFDWGSIISKYTIPTISHEIGQWCVYPDFKEMKKYTGVLQPKNFEIFRDRLKEQGLLHLADSFLLASGKLQVLCYKAEIEAALRTPGFGGFQLLDLHDFPGQGTALVGVLNPFWEDKGYISGTEFSRFCNTVVPLARFPKMVYLNNETLKVPVEISNFGAVPLRNVPAKWEITNGAGQLLFSGRFPTVTIPIGNAINLGMIQQSLQSIAKPSQLKLTVSTGTYQNSWDWFVYPAQLPQPESDILVTQQLDEEAVKKLDSGGKVLLTLKKGHIKANNGGDIAVGFSSIFWNTSWTNGQAPHTLGVLVNPDHAALKYFPTDYHSNYQWWDAMSHSNVVILDSLEKGLQPIIRVIDDWVTARSLGLVFECKAGNGRLIVSSIDLLSGEEDRPEARQLRYSLLKYMQSDVFQPDTEIPVSKIKNL